The stretch of DNA CCACCGGTGAGTATCTGGGCGGCTCGGAAGAGCGTTTTGCACAGATGATGACTGCGAAGGCACGCCGTCTTGGCATGCGTAGCACCACCTTCCGCAACGCCTCCGGCCTCCCCAATGCCTCGCAGCGCTCGACTGCGCGCGACATGGCTCTTCTGGGCATGGCCCTGCGTCAGCATTTTCCGCGCGAATTCGGCTATTTCTCCCAACGCAGCTTTGTCTATCGCGGCCAGACCATCCGCGGCCATAACAAGCTTCTCGGACATGTCGCAGGCGTCGATGGCATCAAGACCGGTTACACCAACGCTTCCGGTTTCAACCTCGTCTCGTCGGTCAATTCCGGCGGACGCCGCATCGTCGCCGTCGTCATGGGTGGCAATACCGGCGCCAGCCGCGACGCGCACATGACGCAGTTGATCGCCAAGTATCTTCCGCAGGCCAAGCGTGGCCGCAGTTCGGATGCACTCATTGTCGCTGTTGGCAACGCACCGCAGGTCGTGGCCTCAATCGATCTACCCACTGCACAGAATGCGCCCGTTCCGGTTGCGCGTCAGAGCGTATCCATTGAAGACGCTATCAATAATGAAGCTGGAGAAGGCGATGTCGATCAGCCGCAGGTTCTGGCTCTGGCAGCACCTACCCCCCGCCCGACTGCATTCGCTGCACAAAAGGCGCTGCGCCCCACTCCCAAGGCAGCCGTTCCGTCTGCCAATGCAGGCAATGTCGATCCTGTGACAACTGCCTCTGCTCCAGCATCAGGCAACTGGGCCATCCAGATCGGCTCGCTGCCGAGCCAGGGGCAGGCCCTTGAAATGCTCAACAAGGCATCCGCGTCGGCAGGCAACGCACTCGCCAGCGCCTCGCCCTATACTGAAATGTTCAATAAGGGCAACGCCAGCTATCATCGTGCACGCTTCACAGGCTTCGCCTCCAAACAGGCTGCATGGGATGCCTGCGCATCACTGAAAAAGAAAAATTTCGGCTGCTACGCCGTTGCCAATTGATCGTCGTGCGGGAGATTTTTCGCGCACAGCTTCAAACCCGGATGAGTAGTGTAGAGGGTTTCGAGATGTCGAATATGAAAGACAATTTGGTGCAATCGCCTTTCACAAACGAAGCCTGGCCTTCACAGACCGGCCGCGCTTCAGCGTTAAGCAGCCTGTTTTCAGTCCAGACACTCAAGCAGGCAGCGCTGAAAATTGCCGATGTGCGACGCGGGAAAGGTTTTAATACCGGCGACCTGGTCGGGCTTTTAATGGGCCACGCCGTCCGCAACAGACGGCTTTCACAACCCAAGGCCTGTATGCGCATGCGCCTGCCGGTGACTTCCAACAAGATCAGTGTGCGCCTGACCATTCCGCGCTGAATTATATTCAGCATTCAAAAACCCGCCTTTCGGCGGGCTTTTTATTTCAGGTCAATTTTTAAAGAAGCCCGAGAGCGGCAAGCTCCTGGCGCAATTCTACAGGAAGGGCTGCCCTGCCCGCTTTGCCCGTTGCTTCGTCCTGCGGTGCTTCATTATCCGCAAGATAACGCCAACCCTGAAAGGCGCGGCGTGGTTGCCAATGCGTTGGTACGATTTTGGGCTCCAGCACGAAATGACAACGATTGATGCCCGCAGTGTCGGTGAAAGGCCTGATGTCCACAAGGCGCTGGCGGCACTGTACATTGCCCTTGATCACCCAATAAAGCGAGCCACCGTCCAGCAACTCATCTATGCGTTTTGGCACCATGCGCGTGGTATGGGTCTGTTCCGGCACAAGACCGGCGCCCCGCTGTTCAGCAAGGCGAAAATCGATCCAGGCGGCGAGATCTTCGATACTATCGCAGCCGACACAAAGCTTGACGAGATTGAGAGCCATGCAGGCGGTTTAAACCGGACTTTTGCCGTCTTCAAGCATGAAGAGCAACTATCACCCAATATCAGCAGGCCACGACATTGACGGCGAGCCCCGCCTGACTGGTTTCCTTGTAGCGCTCGCTCATATCATGGCCGGTCTGGCGCATGGTTTCGATACAGGCGTCAAGCGGTACGAAATGATTGCCGTCGCCCTTAACCGCAAGTGACGCCGCCGTCACCGCCTTGACCGCGCCGAGCGCATTGCGCTCGATACACGGAACCTGCACCAGGCCTGCAACCGGATCGCAGGTCATGCCCAAATGATGTTCAAGTGCTATTTCAGCGGCATTTTCGATCTGTGCGGGAGAACCGCCGAGAACCGCCGCAAGTCCAGCTGCCGCCATCGCAGACGCTGACCCCACCTCGCCCTGGCAGCCAACTTCAGCCCCTGAAATCGAGGCATTATGCTTGATCACGCCGCCGATCGCCGCGGAAGTCAGCAGAAAGTCACGGATACCTTTCTCATCGGCATCGTCATGGAAATGCAGATAATAGCGCAGCACCGCCGGAACCACGCCCGCAGCGCCGTTGGTGGGGGCCGTCACCACCCTGCCCCCGGAAGCGTTTTCCTCATTGACCGCCATAGCGTAGACCGAGAGCCAGTCATTGGCGAGCAGTGGATTACTGCGATTGTTACGCCAGTCGTCCTGAAGCTTGTCGTGCAACTGACGCGCACGACGACGCACATTTAGACCGCCCGGCATGATACCTTCGCGGTTCAGACCACGTTCGATGCAGCCGCGCATCGCACCCCATACATGATCCAATCCCGCATTGAGTTCAGTACGCGGCATGTGTTTTTCTTCATTGGCGCGCTTCATCTCGGCAATCGTAAGACCACTCGTCTGCGCCATGGTGAGCATTTCAGCCGCGTTGCGGAACGGATAAGGCACATCCGCCTTGTCATCGGCTTTCGCGCCGCTGCGTTGCACGCGGCTCAATTCTTCTTCCGTGACGACAAAGCCACCGCCGATGGAGAAATAGGCACGACGCAAAAGCAGATTATCATCGCGGTCATAAGCGCAAAAAGCCATACCATTGGCATGGCCCGGCAAAGGGGTCTTGCGATCAAGCACGAGATCGGTTTTGGGGTCGAACTGATAGGTTGGATGACCCTGTGGCGCTATTCTTCGGGTTGCAACAACCTTTTCGACCTCTGCATCCATGATGTCGGGATCGATCGTATCGGGCAGATAGCCGCAAAGACCGAGAATGACCGCACGGTCGGTCGCATGGCCCACGC from Brucella sp. BE17 encodes:
- a CDS encoding SPOR domain-containing protein, with the translated sequence MRSAFSKVAYALKKAAQATLLLATVTGCSTASTTIPAIAAPDKYAAIVVDANTGKTLFASSADAQRYPASLTKMMTLYMLFEAMQSGRVNKNTLIPVSAYARSRPPTKIGFRPGQSIRVEDAILALITKSANDVAAATGEYLGGSEERFAQMMTAKARRLGMRSTTFRNASGLPNASQRSTARDMALLGMALRQHFPREFGYFSQRSFVYRGQTIRGHNKLLGHVAGVDGIKTGYTNASGFNLVSSVNSGGRRIVAVVMGGNTGASRDAHMTQLIAKYLPQAKRGRSSDALIVAVGNAPQVVASIDLPTAQNAPVPVARQSVSIEDAINNEAGEGDVDQPQVLALAAPTPRPTAFAAQKALRPTPKAAVPSANAGNVDPVTTASAPASGNWAIQIGSLPSQGQALEMLNKASASAGNALASASPYTEMFNKGNASYHRARFTGFASKQAAWDACASLKKKNFGCYAVAN
- a CDS encoding DUF1489 family protein, which encodes MALNLVKLCVGCDSIEDLAAWIDFRLAEQRGAGLVPEQTHTTRMVPKRIDELLDGGSLYWVIKGNVQCRQRLVDIRPFTDTAGINRCHFVLEPKIVPTHWQPRRAFQGWRYLADNEAPQDEATGKAGRAALPVELRQELAALGLL
- a CDS encoding L-serine ammonia-lyase, which gives rise to MFLSVFDLFKIGIGPSSSHTMGPMTAAHMFLDEIAGGNWPRPAHSRIVRLKASLHGSLAYTGVGHATDRAVILGLCGYLPDTIDPDIMDAEVEKVVATRRIAPQGHPTYQFDPKTDLVLDRKTPLPGHANGMAFCAYDRDDNLLLRRAYFSIGGGFVVTEEELSRVQRSGAKADDKADVPYPFRNAAEMLTMAQTSGLTIAEMKRANEEKHMPRTELNAGLDHVWGAMRGCIERGLNREGIMPGGLNVRRRARQLHDKLQDDWRNNRSNPLLANDWLSVYAMAVNEENASGGRVVTAPTNGAAGVVPAVLRYYLHFHDDADEKGIRDFLLTSAAIGGVIKHNASISGAEVGCQGEVGSASAMAAAGLAAVLGGSPAQIENAAEIALEHHLGMTCDPVAGLVQVPCIERNALGAVKAVTAASLAVKGDGNHFVPLDACIETMRQTGHDMSERYKETSQAGLAVNVVAC